In Porites lutea chromosome 7, jaPorLute2.1, whole genome shotgun sequence, a single window of DNA contains:
- the LOC140944706 gene encoding uncharacterized protein gives MTILPAYVLFITSSFCSAQHTKQLQAQLACNGELSFYDQEKILLFIENPTNISSNYTLYPRDEVLAVRCRNSKSKPWIIGSVSNGIVTDTRWKCTGLAKREPLNFKWSQDRADDSNWAQAVASFSNRGDSPWRKVRDISEDAFWISTANEDDVRIFCRRRLSDVFLKRTSFSKGIFQTTLEDVDYALSSHPRSEHEVNDVMHCYKKCQDDPKCLSFNFKYTLSLPSKNCELNGVTKRQDPNNYVKRPGYIYYENVEY, from the exons ATGACTATTCTTCCAGCATATGTTCTGTTCATTACTTCGTCATTTTGTTCAG CCCAACATACTAAACAGCTTCAGGCACAACTAGCATGCAACGGGGAATTATCATTTTACGATcaagaaaaaatcttgctcttCATCGAAAATCCAACAAATATTTCATCAAATTACACCCTCTATCCACGAGACGAAGTTTTGGCCGTTAGGTGCCGTAATTCCAAAAGCAAGCCGTGGATCATAGGAAGCGTAAGCAATGGTATTGTTACCGATACACGATGGAAATGCACAGGTCTTGCGAAAAGGGAGCCTCTAAATTTTAAGTGGTCGCAAGATAGGGCAGATGATAGCAACTGGGCCCAGGCTGTGGCCAGTTTTTCCAACCGAGGAGATAGTCCATGGCGAAAGGTGCGGGATATTTCTGAAGATGCGTTCTGGATTTCAACTGCTAACGAAGATGATGTGAGAATATTTTGCAGGCGCAGATTGTCTGACGTTTTCCTGAAACGGACAAGCTTCTCAAAGG GTATCTTCCAAACAACACTAGAAGACGTCGACTATGCTCTTTCCAGCCATCCTCGCTCTGAACACGAGGTCAATGATGTCATGCATTGTTACAAGAAGTGCCAAGATGACCCCAAGTGCCTCTCGTTCAACTTTAAATACACTTTAAGTTTACCTTCAAAAAACTGTGAGTTAAATGGCGTCACCAAACGTCAAGATCCTAACAATTACGTCAAGAGGCCTGGGTACATATATTATGAGAATGTAGAATATTGA